The window GAAAAGACTTTAGAAGTTCCTCTAAAAATAATTAATAATAGAAATTATCATGGAATTAGGTTATATCCAAAAAAGGTTAAAGTTACATTTTTGATTGCTTTAAGCAATTTTGATCAGGTTGATGAGAGTTTTATTACGGCTGCAGTTGATGTAGATGAATGGCAAAATCTTCATCACAATCAATTTGTAGTCAAAATTACAGAGTTTCCAAATTATTGTAAGCTAATTAATATATTTCCTTCAAAAATTGATTTCATAGTCGAAAAATAATGTATAAAGTTGGCATTACCGGAGGAATAGGCAGCGGCAAAACAACCGTATGCAAAGTATTTGAAGTGTTAGGCATTCCAGTTTTTTATGCTGATACGGAGGCGAAAAATATAATGGTTAGTGATGTTTTACTCGTAGAAGGTATTAAGTCTACCTTTGGAAAGGAAAGCTATTTTAATGATGGAAAGTTGAACAATAAACACATTGCTTCTATTGTTTTCGATAATGCCTCTGAACTTGAAAAGCTAAATGCCTTAGTTCACCCTGCGGTTTTTAGGGCATTTGACATTTGGGAAAAGCAAGTTGCAACAAATGTTCCTTATATATTAAAAGAAGCAGCTTTACTTTTTGAAAGCGATTCTTATAAAATGTGCGATACCTCAATTTTAGTTACTGCTCCTGTTGAAATCAAAATAAAGCGGGTTATTGATAGGGATAAAGTTTCCGAGGAACAGGTTAAAGCAAGAATGAGCAAACAATTAAGTGACGAAGAAAAAATTAAGAAAGCTAAATACTTTATCAAAAATGATGAAGAGCACTCTATCATTGAACAAGTTTATGCTTTACACAAACATTTTTTAATAGTGGCCGCTAATGCTAACAATATTTAAATCGTTTATTTCAAATGCAAAAATTTCTAAATCTTATAATCTCATCGCCTTTTAATCTTGGTAAATGATTTTAGAAGATTTTATTACCATTACCCCAATAGGATTATATTGCGTTTACGGTGATTTTTACTTAGATGCGCAGCAGCCAGTTCACGAATCGGTTGTTTCTCATGCTCATGGAGATCATGCAACGGGAGGAAGCCAAAATGTATATTGCACAGCGGTAACTGAAACATTTATGAAACATCGTTACCGAAAATTTGCAGGAGTAGATTTTCATTCAAAAAAGTACCATGAAACTTTTAAAATAAAGGATGTTTCAATCACTTTTTATCCCGCTGGTCATATTCTTGGTTCTGCCCAAGTGCTAATGGAATATGAAGGCATAAAATATCTTTATACAGGAGACTATAAACTTGAAT is drawn from Pedobacter mucosus and contains these coding sequences:
- the coaE gene encoding dephospho-CoA kinase (Dephospho-CoA kinase (CoaE) performs the final step in coenzyme A biosynthesis.), which translates into the protein MYKVGITGGIGSGKTTVCKVFEVLGIPVFYADTEAKNIMVSDVLLVEGIKSTFGKESYFNDGKLNNKHIASIVFDNASELEKLNALVHPAVFRAFDIWEKQVATNVPYILKEAALLFESDSYKMCDTSILVTAPVEIKIKRVIDRDKVSEEQVKARMSKQLSDEEKIKKAKYFIKNDEEHSIIEQVYALHKHFLIVAANANNI